In Humulus lupulus chromosome 7, drHumLupu1.1, whole genome shotgun sequence, the following are encoded in one genomic region:
- the LOC133789364 gene encoding UDP-glycosyltransferase 92A1-like, with translation MSETENRNIVLFPFMAQGHIIPFLALAHRLSQARNNYYTVTLVTTQLNIPQLRLSLPPNSSIHVVGIPFSGDGYGIPSGVENTDSLPYHLMPNFFEASLSLKPHFRKLISDLCSNPNGRHRPLCIITDMFFSWTEEVASEFGVFNAIFCGCGGFGLACFYSLWMNLPHRSDGAAMSGDEISLPDFPEAGKIHVTQMSESLQVADGTDKFYNVLRKLLLSWSKADAIVFNTVEQLEQRNGLAYFRRMMGKDMVLSIGPIFSPITRSEKTTGITSEKCIKWLDSKPKKSVLYISFGSQNTISASQMMKLAMVLEASGKNFIWVVRPPIGFDINGEFRSEEWLPKGFEERISESNRGLLVRNWAPQVTILAHEAVSAFLSHCGWNSVLESLSHGVPIIGWPLAAEQFYNAKYLEEDLGVGVEVGRGKSCCVGHEEMVEKIDLVMNAGTDKGGEIRRKAYEVREMIKNAVKDEDGFKGSSVIAMEKLLNTAMLVSEQRKSI, from the coding sequence ATGTCTGAAACGGAGAACAGAAACATAGTCCTGTTCCCGTTCATGGCACAAGGACACATCATTCCCTTCCTAGCCTTAGCCCATCGACTTTCTCAAGCCAGAAATAACTATTACACCGTAACTTTGGTCACAACCCAACTCAATATCCCACAACTCAGACTCTCTCTGCCTCCCAACTCCTCCATTCATGTCGTCGGAATACCTTTCTCCGGCGATGGCTATGGCATCCCTTCCGGCGTTGAGAACACCGACTCACTTCCCTACCATCTCATGCCCAACTTCTTCGAAGCTTCTCTTTCTCTCAAACCCCACTTCAGAAAACTCATCTCCGACCTCTGCTCCAACCCAAATGGCCGCCACCGTCCCTTGTGCATAATCACCGACATGTTCTTCTCGTGGACAGAAGAGGTTGCCAGCGAGTTCGGAGTTTTCAACGCTATTTTTTGCGGATGTGGAGGGTTTGGGCTCGCGTGTTTTTACTCGCTATGGATGAACCTGCCTCACCGGAGTGATGGAGCTGCCATGTCCGGCGACGAAATCAGCTTGCCGGACTTCCCCGAAGCTGGAAAGATTCACGTAACTCAGATGTCCGAATCCTTACAGGTGGCAGATGGAACTGATAAGTTTTACAATGTGTTACGGAAACTGCTTCTGTCATGGTCGAAAGCTGATGCTATTGTTTTCAACACCGTTGAGCAGCTCGAGCAAAGAAATGGTTTAGCATATTTCCGACGAATGATGGGAAAGGATATGGTTTTATCCATTGGACCTATCTTTTCTCCGATAACTAGGTCCGAAAAAACAACTGGAATCACATCAGAGAAGTGCATCAAATGGCTTGACTCCAAACCAAAAAAGTCAGTCCTATACATTTCGTTTGGGTCACAGAATACTATATCAGCATCTCAAATGATGAAGTTAGCCATGGTTTTAGAAGCCAGCGGCAAAAACTTCATCTGGGTTGTTAGGCCGCCGATTGGGTTCGACATAAATGGCGAGTTCAGAAGCGAGGAGTGGCTGCCAAAGGGGTTCGAGGAGCGAATAAGTGAGTCGAACAGGGGGTTGTTGGTGCGTAACTGGGCTCCCCAAGTGACCATCTTGGCTCATGAAGCCGTGTCTGCTTTTCTGAGCCACTGTGGATGGAACTCGGTGCTGGAATCACTTAGCCATGGGGTGCCCATCATAGGGTGGCCTCTTGCGGCAGAGCAGTTTTACAATGCTAAGTATTTGGAAGAAGATTTGGGAGTTGGTGTGGAGGTGGGGAGGGGAAAGAGCTGCTGCGTTGGACACGAGGAAATGGTAGAGAAGATTGATTTGGTGATGAATGCAGGGACAGACAAGGGAGGAGAAATTAGAAGGAAAGCTTATGAGGTGAGGGAAATGATTAAGAATGCTGTGAAAGATGAGGATGGCTTCAAGGGGTCTTCTGTAATAGCCATGGAGAAACTTTTGAACACTGCTATGCTTGTGAGTGAGCAAAGAAAATCTATCTGA
- the LOC133789712 gene encoding uncharacterized protein LOC133789712 has translation MAETLHENQSKGYIENWKDCHTKKCTNTFVNDYAKNEWERMKNTYDSRSSTSDSTEVSEIEILHETLGERRGHNRGVGRKLKGQSSKRRTQPTTTNQPDLQQTVAQLQRQVQILSQKLSPEERAEMDLEMNNAAPTQPTHPRPSHSHMPRDGSGPSFQPMGFQHQQSQQTPLSFSATTTTTSYSFVYVPVILPDDVTVAKQFTSNDADDDTIASDVSSFSVTDATNDADTTNVSDAAYFSDDADTTRAAIWAANIIDDAYITWPANIANDAYTTWAANIADDAKFAGAALLPTDAKCSSTTNSEKC, from the exons ATGGCCGAAACCCTTCATGAAAAT CAAAGCAAGGGTTACATTGAGAATTGGAAGGATTGTCATACAAAGAAATGCACAAACACCTTTGTCAACGACTATGCCAAAAATGAATGG GAACGGATGAAGAATACTTATGACAGCCGATCTAGTACTTCTGACTCTACAGAAGTTTCTGAGATTGAGATACTCCATGAGACTCTTGGAGAGAGGCGTGGCCATAACCGAGGAGTGGGTCGCAAATTGAAAGGACAATCATCAAAACGGCGTACACAACCAACAACTACTAACCAGCCCGACTTACAGCAGACAGTAGCTCAATTGCAAAGACAAGTTCAGATATTGTCTCAAAAACTGTCTCCTGAGGAACGTGCTGAAATGGATCTTGAGATGAATAATGCAGCTCCAACGCAACCAACGCATCCACGACCATCTCATTCTCATATGCCTAGAGATGGATCTGGTCCATCTTTTCAGCCAATGGGTTTTCAACATCAGCAATCGCAACAGACTCCTCTTTCCTTTTCAGCAACTACTACAACAACCTCCTATTCATTCGTCT ATGTTCCAGTCATTCTTCCAGATGATGTCACAGTCGCCAAACAGTTCACAAGTAATGATGCAGATGATGACACAATCGCCTCAGACGTCTCAAGTTTCTCAGTCACGGACGCCACAAATGATGCCGACACAACAAATGTCTCAGATGCCGCATACTTTTCAGATGATGCCGATACCACAAGGGCAGCAATATGGGCAGCAAACATCATCGATGATGCCTACATCACATGGCCAGCAAACATCGCCAATGATGCCTACACCACATGGGCAGCAAACATCGCCGATGATGCCAAGTTCGCAGGTGCTGCCCTACTACCCACAGATGCCAAATGTTCCTCAACAACAAATTCCGAGAAATGCTAG
- the LOC133789365 gene encoding UDP-glycosyltransferase 92A1-like, producing the protein MSETENRNIVLFPFMAQGHIIPFLALAHQLSQTRNNYYSVTLVTTQLNIPQVRLSLPPNSSIHVVGIPFSGDGYGIPSGVENTDSLPHYHLLTNFFEASLSLKPQFRKIISDLCSHANGRHRPLCIITDMFFGWTEEVAREFGVFNAIFCGCGGFGLACFYSLWMNLSHRGNGASMSDEISLPDFPEAGKIHVTQMSEFLRVADGTDKFSTVFRKLLLSWPKADAIVFNTVEQLEQSNGLAYFRRILGKDVVFSIGPIFSPVARSEKTTGITSEKCIQWLDSRPKKSVLYISFGSQNTISASQMMKLAMVLEASGKNFIWVVRPPIGFDINGEFRSEEWLPKGFEERISESSRGLLVRNWAPQVTILAHEAVSAFLSHCGWNSVMESLSHGVPIIGWPLEAEQFYNAKFLEEELGVGVEVARGVSSRVGHKEMVEKIDLVMNIGTNKGGEIRRKALKVRKMIKNAVKDEDGFKGSSVIAMEKLLNTAMLVSEQRNSI; encoded by the coding sequence ATGTCTGAGACAGAGAACAGAAACATAGTCCTGTTCCCGTTCATGGCACAAGGACACATTATTCCCTTCCTAGCCTTAGCCCATCAACTCTCCCAAACCAGAAATAACTACTACTCCGTAACTTTGGTCACCACCCAACTCAATATCCCACAGGTCAGACTCTCTCTGCCTCCCAACTCCTCCATTCACGTCGTCGGAATACCTTTTTCCGGTGATGGCTATGGCATCCCTTCCGGTGTTGAGAACACTGACTCCCTTCCTCATTACCATCTCCTCACCAACTTTTTTGAAGCTTCTCTTTCTCTCAAACCCCAGTTCAGAAAAATCATCTCCGACCTCTGCTCCCACGCAAATGGCCGCCACCGCCCCCTCTGCATAATCACTGACATGTTCTTCGGATGGACAGAAGAGGTTGCTCGCGAGTTCGGAGTTTTCAACGCCATTTTTTGCGGGTGTGGGGGGTTCGGGCTCGCGTGTTTTTACTCTCTGTGGATGAACCTTTCTCACCGGGGTAACGGAGCTTCCATGTCTGACGAAATCAGTTTGCCGGACTTCCCCGAAGCTGGGAAGATTCACGTAACGCAGATGTCGGAATTCTTACGTGTGGCAGATGGAACTGATAAGTTTTCTACTGTGTTCCGGAAACTGCTTCTGTCATGGCCGAAAGCTGATGCTATTGTTTTCAACACAGTTGAACAGCTCGAACAAAGTAATGGTTTAGCATATTTCCGACGAATACTGGGAAAGGATGTCGTTTTCTCCATTGGACCTATCTTTTCTCCGGTAGCTAGGTCCGAAAAAACAACTGGAATCACATCAGAGAAGTGCATCCAATGGCTTGACTCCAGGCCAAAAAAGTCAGTCCTTTACATTTCGTTTGGGTCACAGAACACTATATCAGCATCTCAAATGATGAAGTTAGCCATGGTTTTAGAGGCCAGCGGCAAAAACTTCATCTGGGTTGTTAGGCCGCCGATTGGGTTCGACATAAATGGCGAGTTCAGAAGCGAGGAGTGGCTGCCAAAGGGGTTCGAGGAGCGAATAAGTGAGTCGAGCAGGGGGTTGTTGGTGCGTAACTGGGCTCCCCAAGTGACCATCTTGGCTCATGAAGCCGTGTCTGCTTTTCTGAGCCACTGTGGATGGAACTCAGTGATGGAATCACTTAGCCATGGGGTGCCCATTATTGGGTGGCCTCTTGAGGCAGAGCAGTTTTACAATGCTAAGTTTTTGGAAGAAGAGTTGGGAGTTGGTGTGGAGGTGGCAAGAGGGGTAAGCTCCAGAGTCGGACACAAAGAAATGGTAGAGAAGATTGATTTGGTGATGAATATAGGGACAAACAAAGGAGGAGAAATAAGAAGGAAAGCTTTGAAGGTGAGGAAAATGATTAAGAATGCTGTGAAAGATGAGGATGGCTTCAAGGGGTCTTCTGTGATAGCCATGGAGAAACTTTTGAACACTGCTATGCTTGTGAGTGAGCAAAGAAACTCTATCTGA